A window from Salminus brasiliensis chromosome 7, fSalBra1.hap2, whole genome shotgun sequence encodes these proteins:
- the LOC140559974 gene encoding probable G-protein coupled receptor 34 codes for MTTINHTGVLSNSSFVLPTALQPNQSCTLEEESLRVPFAVLYSLIFLFGLAGNVLALWVFLFLHLRHNSVRVFLINVALADLVLVACLPFRVLYHALGNYWPLGPYMCKVVGNLFYMNMYVSITLLGFISVDRYVKIQGVRGACCHRWLKGSSWSVVACGFLWMASLVAVVPMIALIEGNEEQGKCFQYKARTGARGKAYFNLLLVGAFWLVFVLLVVSYGRIALRLLRASRDKPDLPNAMRYSRTAKKSFVVLFLFTICFVPYHSFRGFYVQSQLSETSCKTRHLMDQTNEVMLLFSALNSCLDPVMYFMLSGSVRKAAVRAMARVLRAQTNPTVIVNSSTTELRRTSLSQASTTVLATPRGSIGLITNLHSTPSNPKVRP; via the coding sequence ATGACCACCATCAACCACACAGGAGTGCTGTCAAATTCATCTTTTGTCCTGCCTACGGCCTTACAACCAAACCAATCATGTACTCTGGAGGAGGAATCACTGCGTGTGCCTTTTGCCGTCCTATATTCCCTCATCTTCCTGTTCGGCCTGGCAGGGAACGTTCTGGCCCTCTGGGTCTTCCTCTTTCTGCACTTACGCCACAACTCTGTCCGGGTCTTCCTCATCAATGTAGCCCTGGCTGATCTGGTGCTGGTGGCATGCCTGCCCTTTCGTGTCCTCTACCACGCACTGGGCAACTACTGGCCACTGGGACCATACATGTGCAAGGTGGTGGGCAACCTCTTCTACATGAACATGTATGTGAGTATCACACTGCTGGGCTTCATCAGCGTAGACCGCTATGTGAAGATACAAGGAGTGCGGGGAGCCTGCTGCCACCGCTGGCTGAAGGGTAGCAGCTGGAGCGTGGTGGCCTGTGGATTTTTGTGGATGGCCTCTCTGGTGGCCGTGGTGCCCATGATCGCCCTGATTGAAGGCAATGAGGAGCAGGGAAAGTGCTTTCAGTATAAGGCACGCACAGGAGCCCGTGGCAAGGCCTATTTTAATCTCCTTCTAGTGGGTGCCTTCTGGCTGGTGTTTGTTCTGCTGGTGGTTTCTTATGGACGAATTGCTTTGCGTCTCCTGCGAGCATCTCGCGACAAACCGGACCTGCCCAACGCCATGCGCTACAGCCGCACGGCTAAGAAGTCCTTTGTAGTACTATTCCTGTTCACAATCTGTTTTGTGCCCTACCACTCCTTCAGGGGGTTCTATGTGCAGTCCCAGTTAAGCGAGACGTCCTGCAAGACACGGCACCTCATGGACCAAACCAACGaggtcatgctgcttttctCAGCCCTAAATAGCTGCCTGGACCCAGTCATGTACTTTATGCTCTCAGGCTCAGTCCGCAAGGCTGCAGTCAGAGCCATGGCCCGAGTGTTACGGGCACAAACCAATCCCACCGTTATAGTCAACAGCTCCACCACAGAGTTACGCAGGACCTCTCTATCGCAGGCCTCCACCACTGTGCTggccacaccacgtgggagcaTAGGGCTCATCACCAACCTTCACTCCACCCCCTCCAACCCAAAAGTAAGGCCATGA